The following are encoded together in the Mycolicibacterium arabiense genome:
- a CDS encoding inositol monophosphatase family protein: MTDNDLDPIALRTVAEDLATEAADYVRRRRLEVFGDDATASGSAVRSKSTPTDPVTIVDTETERLLRERLDVVRPGDAVLGEEEGGSAIGEPGRPVWVLDPIDGTVNFLYGIESYAVSVGVQIDGVSVAGAVANVATGEVFSAARGHGARVRRDGVTTVLRCTAVDDLSLALVGTGFAYDEDRREEQARVLTRLVTVVRDVRRIGSCALDLCMVAAGRLDGYYEDGVHVWDWAAGALVAAEAGAVLDLPEVGGDDEFIVAAAPGIAGRLSEALRTAGAPVR, from the coding sequence GTGACCGACAACGACCTCGACCCGATCGCCCTGCGCACAGTCGCCGAAGACCTCGCCACCGAAGCCGCGGACTACGTGCGTCGTCGGCGCCTCGAGGTGTTCGGCGACGATGCCACCGCGAGCGGTTCGGCGGTGCGATCGAAGTCGACGCCCACCGACCCGGTGACGATCGTCGACACCGAGACCGAGCGGCTGCTGCGCGAGCGGCTGGACGTGGTGCGGCCGGGGGACGCGGTGCTCGGCGAGGAGGAGGGCGGCTCGGCGATCGGCGAGCCGGGCCGTCCGGTGTGGGTGCTCGACCCGATCGACGGCACGGTCAACTTCCTCTACGGCATCGAGTCCTACGCCGTCTCGGTCGGCGTCCAGATCGACGGCGTGTCGGTGGCCGGCGCGGTCGCCAACGTCGCGACGGGCGAGGTGTTCTCCGCCGCGCGCGGTCATGGCGCCCGGGTGCGCCGCGACGGGGTCACGACGGTCCTGCGGTGTACGGCCGTCGACGACCTGTCCCTGGCGCTGGTCGGCACCGGCTTCGCCTACGACGAGGACCGGCGCGAGGAGCAGGCGCGGGTGCTGACGCGGTTGGTGACCGTCGTGCGCGACGTGCGGCGGATCGGGTCGTGCGCGCTGGACCTGTGCATGGTCGCGGCGGGTCGTCTCGACGGTTACTACGAGGACGGCGTGCACGTGTGGGACTGGGCGGCGGGCGCGCTGGTGGCGGCCGAGGCCGGCGCGGTGCTCGACCTGCCCGAGGTCGGTGGCGACGACGAATTCATCGTCGCGGCGGCACCGGGCATCGCGGGTCGGCTGTCGGAGGCGTTGCGGACCGCGGGTGCGCCGGTGCGCTGA
- a CDS encoding DUF3093 domain-containing protein produces MSDTRATAQSVRYRERLRVPWWWWLPGLGLAALLAFEINLGIEAVPMWAAFAVLGLVAAATLTWLGRVDVRVVEGSASGVAELWVGDAHLPVSVIARSAEVPKTAKSAALGRQLDPAAFVVHRPWIGPMVLVVLDDADDPTPYWLISSRRPELLLAALTA; encoded by the coding sequence GTGTCCGACACGCGTGCGACCGCCCAATCCGTGCGCTACCGCGAGCGCTTGCGGGTGCCGTGGTGGTGGTGGCTGCCCGGACTCGGGCTGGCGGCGCTGCTGGCGTTCGAGATCAACCTCGGCATCGAGGCCGTCCCGATGTGGGCGGCGTTCGCAGTGCTCGGTCTGGTCGCCGCGGCGACGCTGACCTGGCTGGGCCGCGTCGACGTGCGCGTCGTGGAGGGCAGCGCGAGCGGCGTCGCGGAGTTGTGGGTCGGTGACGCGCACCTCCCGGTGAGCGTGATCGCCCGCAGCGCCGAGGTTCCCAAGACCGCGAAGTCCGCCGCGCTCGGTCGACAACTCGACCCCGCGGCGTTCGTGGTGCACCGGCCGTGGATAGGGCCGATGGTGCTGGTCGTACTCGACGATGCGGACGATCCCACGCCGTACTGGCTGATCAGCTCCCGGCGTCCGGAACTTCTGCTGGCGGCACTGACCGCCTGA
- a CDS encoding alpha/beta fold hydrolase, with product MALNLHGVTAVLLPGTGSDDDYVHRVFSPTLHGLGVSVVTPPPRPDRLLDGYVDDLDEAARSGPILVGGVSIGAAVAVAWALRHPASTLGVLAALPAWTGSPEGAPAALTARHTAELLLRDGLGATIAGMRESSPAWLAAELTRSWAGQWPGLPDAMLAAAAFVAPTSVELEALAVPMGVAAATDDAVHPVEVALEWVSAAPRSALRTVTLDAMGADPTVLGDACVTALLDAS from the coding sequence ATGGCCCTGAACCTGCACGGTGTGACCGCAGTCCTGCTGCCGGGCACCGGCTCCGACGACGACTACGTGCACCGTGTGTTCTCCCCCACACTGCACGGGTTGGGCGTGTCGGTCGTGACGCCGCCACCCCGGCCGGATCGGCTCCTCGACGGGTACGTCGACGACCTCGACGAGGCGGCCCGCAGCGGTCCGATCCTGGTCGGCGGGGTGTCGATCGGGGCTGCGGTCGCCGTCGCGTGGGCGCTGCGGCATCCCGCTTCGACGCTCGGCGTGCTGGCGGCGCTGCCGGCGTGGACCGGCTCGCCAGAGGGCGCACCCGCAGCGCTCACCGCCCGGCACACCGCGGAACTGCTGCTGCGCGACGGCCTGGGCGCCACGATCGCCGGCATGCGGGAATCGAGCCCGGCCTGGCTTGCCGCGGAACTGACCCGTTCGTGGGCCGGACAGTGGCCGGGCCTGCCCGACGCGATGCTCGCGGCCGCGGCGTTCGTCGCGCCGACGAGCGTCGAACTGGAGGCGCTGGCCGTGCCGATGGGCGTGGCCGCCGCGACCGACGATGCCGTGCACCCGGTCGAGGTGGCACTGGAATGGGTGTCGGCGGCGCCGCGCTCGGCGCTGCGCACCGTCACGTTGGACGCGATGGGCGCCGACCCGACCGTCCTCGGCGACGCGTGCGTGACCGCACTGCTCGACGCGAGCTAG
- the ppgK gene encoding polyphosphate--glucose phosphotransferase produces MTASDTPAPDPGTAAPQRRGFGVDVGGSGVKGGIVDLDTGELVGERFKLATPQPSTPDAVAKTVAAVVREFDWTGPLGVTYPGVVTNGIVRTAANVDKGWIGVNARDVISAELGGQQVTVLNDADAAGLAEEKFGAGRDNTGVIVLLTFGTGIGSAVIHDGKLLPNTEFGHLEVSGKEAEHRAASSVKDRKEWTYERWTQEVTRVLMVIENAIWPDLFIAGGGISRKADKWIPLLKNRTPVVAATLQNSAGIVGAAMAAEVGAALAAGIDIPLG; encoded by the coding sequence ATGACCGCCAGCGACACACCGGCCCCGGATCCCGGGACCGCCGCGCCGCAACGCCGCGGGTTCGGCGTCGACGTCGGCGGCAGCGGCGTCAAGGGCGGCATCGTCGACCTCGACACCGGCGAGCTGGTCGGCGAGCGCTTCAAGCTCGCGACCCCGCAGCCGTCGACCCCGGACGCCGTGGCCAAGACCGTCGCCGCGGTGGTCCGGGAGTTCGACTGGACCGGCCCCCTGGGCGTCACCTACCCCGGTGTGGTCACCAACGGCATCGTGCGCACCGCGGCGAACGTCGACAAGGGCTGGATCGGCGTGAACGCCCGCGACGTCATCTCGGCCGAACTAGGCGGGCAACAGGTGACGGTGCTCAACGACGCCGACGCCGCGGGCCTCGCCGAGGAGAAGTTCGGCGCCGGCCGCGACAACACCGGCGTGATCGTCCTGCTGACCTTCGGCACCGGCATCGGCTCCGCAGTCATCCACGACGGAAAGCTGTTGCCCAACACCGAGTTCGGCCACCTCGAGGTCAGCGGCAAGGAAGCCGAGCACCGCGCCGCCTCGTCGGTCAAGGACCGCAAGGAGTGGACCTACGAGCGCTGGACGCAGGAGGTCACCAGGGTTCTCATGGTCATCGAGAATGCGATCTGGCCCGACCTGTTCATCGCGGGCGGCGGCATCAGCCGCAAGGCCGACAAGTGGATCCCGCTGCTGAAGAACCGGACCCCGGTGGTGGCGGCCACGCTGCAGAACTCCGCGGGCATCGTCGGCGCCGCGATGGCGGCCGAGGTCGGCGCCGCGCTGGCAGCCGGGATCGACATCCCGCTGGGCTGA
- the cei gene encoding envelope integrity protein Cei — MVAYITPGTAFDKHGRPFRRRNYVPGLAMLAVLAVVALVVWLIAFNRPSEVQQALACNAPPPGTGAADQPTLGERVPVSDMSDVVPAKLVDTKINVLNASGQGGQAAEVAGALRDLGFAQPNAANDPVYAEVRLACQGQIRFGPAGRAAAAAVWLVAPCTELYQDQRGDDTVDFAIGTEYTELSHNDDTDAMLESLRPDATQPPDPALLSKIHGAAC; from the coding sequence GTGGTCGCGTACATCACCCCAGGAACGGCTTTCGACAAGCACGGCAGGCCGTTCCGTCGGCGCAACTACGTGCCCGGTCTGGCCATGCTCGCGGTGCTCGCCGTGGTGGCCCTCGTCGTCTGGTTGATCGCGTTCAACCGGCCGTCGGAAGTGCAGCAGGCGCTGGCGTGCAACGCCCCGCCTCCCGGCACCGGCGCCGCCGATCAGCCCACCCTTGGCGAACGCGTTCCGGTCTCCGACATGTCCGACGTCGTGCCCGCGAAGCTCGTCGACACCAAGATCAACGTCCTGAACGCCAGCGGCCAGGGCGGGCAGGCCGCCGAGGTCGCCGGAGCCCTGCGCGATCTCGGCTTCGCCCAGCCGAACGCGGCCAACGACCCCGTCTACGCCGAGGTCCGCCTCGCATGCCAGGGACAGATCCGGTTCGGGCCTGCCGGGCGCGCTGCCGCGGCGGCGGTCTGGCTGGTGGCTCCCTGCACCGAGCTGTACCAGGATCAGCGTGGCGACGACACCGTCGACTTCGCGATCGGCACGGAGTACACCGAACTCAGCCACAACGACGACACCGACGCGATGCTCGAGAGCCTGCGCCCGGACGCCACGCAGCCACCGGATCCGGCGCTGCTGAGCAAGATCCACGGCGCGGCCTGCTGA
- the dut gene encoding dUTP diphosphatase, with translation MSSSLPVVRLDRELPMPARAHDGDAGVDLYSAVDVLLPPGERALVATGVAVAIPHGMVGLVHPRSGLANRVGLSIVNSPGTIDAGYRGEIKVSLINLDPSQPIAIKRGDRIAQLLVQRVELPELVEVASFDEAGLAHTTRGAGGHGSSGGHESL, from the coding sequence GTGTCCTCCTCTCTGCCGGTCGTGCGGCTCGATCGTGAGTTGCCCATGCCCGCACGCGCCCACGACGGCGATGCGGGGGTCGACCTGTACAGCGCGGTCGACGTCCTCCTGCCGCCCGGCGAGCGCGCGCTCGTGGCCACCGGTGTTGCAGTCGCGATCCCGCACGGGATGGTCGGTCTCGTCCACCCGCGGTCCGGTCTGGCGAACCGGGTGGGCCTGTCGATCGTCAACAGTCCCGGCACGATCGACGCCGGATACCGCGGCGAGATCAAGGTCTCGCTCATCAACCTCGACCCGAGCCAGCCGATCGCGATCAAGCGTGGAGATCGGATCGCGCAGTTGTTGGTTCAGCGGGTCGAACTTCCCGAACTGGTCGAGGTTGCCTCGTTCGACGAGGCAGGCTTGGCACACACCACCCGTGGCGCAGGCGGCCACGGTTCCTCCGGCGGACACGAGAGTTTGTAA
- a CDS encoding DUF3710 domain-containing protein — translation MALGRRKGVKDEDDAGRTPEVADPPQQDDADDLEGPFDIGDFDDPAVAVVGRHDLGSVLLPENETAELVFEVNQQGVPSAVWMVTPNGRYNITAWAAPKTGGLWREVVTEIADSLRNDNAQVSIVDGPWGREVVGVVTNGPEPVVMRFIGIDGYRWMVRGAAIGPPQLADAIAAETRKALADTVIRRGDTPQPVRAMLPLQLSESLVERLRARAQQMVADQAQQQTAPQAPQAPETSAPVARRSEQGSAMQQLRTITGG, via the coding sequence ATGGCACTGGGTAGGCGCAAGGGCGTTAAGGACGAGGACGACGCTGGTCGTACACCGGAGGTCGCCGATCCGCCGCAGCAGGACGACGCCGACGACCTCGAGGGTCCGTTCGACATCGGGGACTTCGACGACCCGGCCGTGGCGGTGGTGGGGCGGCACGATCTCGGTTCGGTCCTGCTGCCGGAGAACGAGACCGCCGAACTCGTCTTCGAGGTCAACCAGCAGGGCGTGCCGTCCGCGGTGTGGATGGTGACGCCGAACGGCCGGTACAACATCACCGCGTGGGCGGCTCCGAAGACCGGCGGGCTGTGGCGCGAGGTCGTCACCGAGATCGCCGACTCGTTGCGCAACGACAACGCCCAGGTGAGCATCGTGGACGGGCCGTGGGGCCGCGAGGTCGTCGGTGTGGTGACCAACGGTCCGGAGCCGGTCGTGATGCGGTTCATCGGCATCGACGGCTACCGGTGGATGGTCCGCGGCGCGGCGATCGGGCCACCCCAGCTCGCCGACGCCATCGCGGCCGAGACGCGAAAGGCGCTGGCCGACACGGTCATTCGTCGTGGTGACACGCCGCAGCCGGTACGCGCCATGCTGCCGCTGCAGCTGTCGGAGTCGCTGGTGGAACGGCTGCGCGCCCGCGCCCAGCAGATGGTGGCCGATCAGGCGCAGCAGCAGACCGCACCCCAGGCGCCGCAGGCTCCCGAGACGTCCGCACCCGTGGCTCGCCGCAGCGAGCAGGGGTCGGCCATGCAGCAACTGCGCACGATCACCGGCGGCTAG
- a CDS encoding DUF4193 domain-containing protein, with the protein MATDYDAPRRTETDDVSEDSLEELKARRNEAQSAAVDVDEVETAESFELPGADLSGEELSVRVVPKQADEFTCSSCFLVHHRSRLASEKNGQLICTDCAA; encoded by the coding sequence ATGGCTACCGACTATGACGCCCCACGGCGCACCGAGACCGATGACGTCTCGGAGGATTCGCTCGAGGAATTGAAGGCCCGGCGCAACGAAGCACAGTCCGCAGCAGTGGACGTCGACGAGGTGGAGACCGCCGAGTCGTTCGAATTGCCCGGCGCTGACTTGTCGGGCGAGGAGCTGTCGGTACGCGTCGTCCCCAAGCAGGCCGACGAATTCACGTGCTCCAGCTGCTTCCTCGTGCATCACCGCAGCCGTCTGGCAAGTGAGAAGAACGGGCAGCTGATCTGCACCGACTGCGCTGCCTGA
- a CDS encoding RNA polymerase sigma factor, whose translation MAHAHATDRKTEGVPVAATKVEHDTEEPAKRAATKAPAKKAAAKAPAKKATKSVRAKADSPAAAKKAAGRAPRAKTDAAKKGAEDDVESTELDGADVLEGEPADIEVEEADLELDDLDGDDAEVAPTDKPVAKVAEPAKADAEEADEDITEPTEKDKASGDFVWDEEESEALRQARKDAELTASADSVRAYLKQIGKVALLNAEEEVELAKRIEAGLYATQKFAEFAEKGEKITTQVRRDYQWIQRDGDRAKNHLLEANLRLVVSLAKRYTGRGMAFLDLIQEGNLGLIRAVEKFDYTKGYKFSTYATWWIRQAITRAMADQARTIRIPVHMVEVINKLGRIQRELLQDLGREPTPEELAKEMDITPEKVLEIQQYAREPISLDQTIGDEGDSQLGDFIEDSEAVVAVDAVSFTLLQDQLQSVLETLSEREAGVVRLRFGLTDGQPRTLDEIGQVYGVTRERIRQIESKTMSKLRHPSRSQVLRDYLD comes from the coding sequence GTGGCGCACGCCCACGCCACCGACCGCAAGACCGAAGGGGTGCCCGTGGCAGCGACGAAGGTAGAGCACGACACCGAAGAGCCTGCGAAGCGCGCGGCCACGAAGGCGCCGGCCAAGAAGGCAGCTGCCAAGGCTCCCGCGAAGAAGGCGACGAAGTCGGTTCGCGCCAAGGCCGATTCCCCAGCAGCCGCGAAGAAGGCCGCTGGCCGCGCACCGCGCGCCAAGACCGACGCAGCCAAGAAGGGTGCCGAGGACGACGTCGAGTCGACCGAACTCGACGGTGCCGACGTACTCGAAGGCGAACCGGCCGACATCGAGGTCGAGGAAGCCGATCTCGAACTCGACGACCTCGACGGTGACGACGCCGAGGTGGCGCCTACCGACAAGCCGGTGGCCAAGGTCGCCGAGCCCGCGAAGGCCGATGCCGAGGAAGCCGACGAGGACATCACCGAGCCGACCGAGAAGGACAAGGCCTCCGGTGACTTCGTATGGGACGAAGAGGAATCCGAGGCGCTGCGCCAGGCCCGCAAGGACGCCGAACTCACCGCCTCCGCCGACTCGGTCCGCGCGTACCTGAAGCAGATCGGCAAGGTCGCCCTGCTGAACGCCGAGGAAGAGGTCGAGCTGGCCAAGCGCATCGAGGCCGGCCTCTATGCGACGCAGAAGTTCGCCGAGTTCGCCGAGAAGGGCGAGAAGATCACGACGCAGGTGCGTCGTGACTACCAGTGGATTCAGCGTGACGGCGACCGGGCGAAGAACCACCTGCTCGAGGCCAACCTGCGTCTGGTGGTGTCGCTGGCCAAGCGCTACACCGGTCGTGGCATGGCGTTCCTGGATCTCATCCAGGAGGGCAACCTCGGCCTGATCCGCGCGGTCGAGAAGTTCGACTACACCAAGGGCTACAAGTTCTCCACGTACGCCACGTGGTGGATCCGCCAGGCCATCACCCGCGCCATGGCCGACCAGGCCCGCACCATCCGCATCCCGGTGCACATGGTCGAGGTCATCAACAAGCTCGGCCGCATCCAGCGCGAGCTGCTCCAGGACCTGGGCCGCGAGCCCACGCCAGAAGAGCTGGCCAAGGAAATGGACATCACGCCCGAGAAGGTGCTGGAGATCCAGCAGTACGCGCGTGAGCCGATCTCGCTGGACCAGACGATCGGCGACGAGGGCGACAGCCAGCTCGGCGACTTCATCGAGGACTCCGAGGCCGTGGTGGCCGTTGACGCGGTGAGCTTCACCCTGCTGCAGGATCAGCTGCAGTCGGTGCTGGAGACGCTGTCCGAGCGCGAGGCAGGCGTGGTCCGGCTGCGCTTCGGCCTCACCGACGGGCAGCCCCGCACCCTCGACGAGATCGGCCAGGTCTACGGCGTCACGCGAGAGCGCATCCGCCAGATCGAGAGCAAGACGATGTCGAAGTTGCGCCACCCCAGCCGTTCTCAGGTGCTGCGCGACTACCTGGACTAG
- a CDS encoding AAA family ATPase yields the protein MPGGTVIRTEDSHAVDALLAAASVGPCALVIGGEPGIGKTTLWAEAVELARAKGHRVLTARSGEAESVLAYAAVADLLADVEDRVLDQLPELQRLAVDRVLLRADGDGPPTDQRVTAAALVSIVWTLAASSPVLVAIDDAQWLDSSSQSVLDLAMRKMTWRVGVVLTERTPSDDAVAAPWLTMSVPGAVRRIRVRPMSPAALQTMIQARFGRAPSRSTLLRISEASRGNPFFALELARAVDGQSIGGEPVLPGTLADLMQLRTGHFGEAVRDMLLAAACVADPTVGLLAEATGSTTQRVLELLDQPGREGIVVVDDDRVRFTHPLLARGIYTQAGPARRRRMHRALAAVESQPELRARHMALGAASADSETLRALDTAADSASARGAVAAAAELMELAITLGGDTFTRRLRAATYALQSGDAHRSRALLKPVAAAMPSGAQRASARLVLADTWLYDNSFVEAVDLLTSAEADAAAAPELLVQTYLRSTLVHTMTGRFAEGLRYADLAVAEAERLAVPALLSQALTARVSVATGVGLGRDEAALQRALELEDPEADVPVAFRARAADAVTLAWLGRLEEARTKLLAMRRQCIDRGSDADLVHVSRHLVMADVWLARYGAAEVVADDMVRRAEQLGSDHAIAQGRAQRAMVWAYQGREGPARNESDAAIEAAKRCGVPSLARGPRFTLGFLEVSRGAYDEALVVLEPLLAAFTPGQGTEIVSSWHLPDAVEAMVNLGRLEDAEPLVVALERNGAELDRPWMLAVGARCRAMLQAARGDLEAAEASVARAMTAHDRLPMPFERARTTLFAGQLARRRRRKQVASQTLTSAMRAFGAIGTPLWEERARTELARVTVTRGRASSLTPSEASVARLAAAGRSNRDIAAALFITPKTVEHNLTRVYRKLGIRARAELARHADAFGDD from the coding sequence GTGCCGGGGGGAACCGTCATCCGTACCGAGGATTCGCATGCAGTGGACGCGCTGCTGGCGGCCGCGTCCGTGGGTCCCTGCGCGTTGGTCATCGGCGGCGAACCCGGCATCGGCAAGACCACGCTGTGGGCCGAGGCGGTGGAGCTGGCCCGCGCGAAGGGTCATCGCGTGTTGACGGCGCGCTCGGGTGAGGCCGAATCGGTGCTCGCCTACGCCGCGGTCGCCGATCTGCTCGCCGACGTCGAGGACCGGGTGCTCGATCAGCTGCCCGAGTTGCAGCGCCTGGCCGTCGACCGCGTGCTGTTGCGGGCCGACGGCGACGGACCGCCCACCGACCAGCGCGTCACCGCCGCGGCCCTGGTGTCGATCGTGTGGACGTTGGCCGCCTCCAGTCCCGTCCTCGTGGCGATCGACGACGCACAGTGGCTGGACTCGTCGAGCCAGTCGGTGCTCGACCTCGCCATGCGCAAGATGACCTGGCGGGTCGGTGTCGTGCTCACCGAGCGCACGCCGTCGGACGACGCAGTGGCCGCCCCCTGGCTGACGATGAGCGTGCCAGGGGCAGTGCGCCGCATCCGCGTGCGTCCGATGTCGCCCGCGGCACTACAGACCATGATCCAGGCCAGGTTCGGCCGCGCGCCCTCGCGCTCGACGCTGCTCCGCATCTCCGAGGCATCGCGCGGAAATCCCTTCTTCGCACTGGAGCTGGCGCGGGCGGTCGACGGGCAGTCGATCGGCGGCGAGCCCGTGCTGCCCGGCACGCTCGCCGACCTGATGCAGTTGCGCACCGGGCACTTCGGCGAAGCCGTCCGCGACATGCTGCTGGCCGCGGCATGCGTCGCCGATCCCACGGTCGGGCTGCTGGCCGAGGCGACCGGATCGACGACGCAGCGCGTTCTGGAGCTGCTCGACCAACCCGGCCGCGAGGGCATCGTCGTCGTCGACGACGACCGGGTGCGGTTCACGCACCCGTTGCTGGCCCGTGGCATCTACACCCAGGCGGGGCCGGCACGGCGCCGCCGCATGCACCGCGCGTTGGCCGCCGTGGAGTCGCAGCCCGAACTGAGGGCGCGGCACATGGCGCTCGGTGCGGCCAGCGCCGACTCCGAGACCCTCCGCGCGCTCGACACCGCGGCGGACTCCGCGAGTGCCCGCGGTGCCGTGGCCGCGGCAGCCGAACTGATGGAACTGGCGATCACGCTGGGCGGCGACACGTTCACCCGCCGGCTGCGGGCTGCGACGTACGCGCTGCAGTCGGGTGACGCGCATCGCTCTCGCGCGCTGCTGAAGCCCGTCGCCGCGGCCATGCCATCCGGTGCGCAACGGGCATCGGCCCGCCTCGTGCTGGCCGACACCTGGCTTTACGACAACAGCTTCGTCGAGGCGGTGGATCTGCTGACCTCAGCGGAGGCCGACGCCGCGGCGGCACCCGAACTCCTGGTCCAGACGTACCTGCGCTCGACGCTGGTCCACACGATGACGGGCCGCTTCGCCGAGGGCCTGCGCTACGCCGATCTGGCGGTCGCCGAGGCGGAACGCCTCGCCGTGCCTGCCCTGCTCAGCCAGGCCCTGACGGCGCGAGTGTCGGTGGCGACGGGCGTAGGGCTGGGCCGCGACGAAGCGGCACTGCAGCGGGCTTTGGAGCTGGAAGACCCGGAGGCCGACGTACCGGTCGCCTTCCGGGCGCGCGCAGCCGACGCGGTGACCCTGGCGTGGCTGGGACGGCTGGAGGAAGCCCGCACGAAGCTGCTCGCGATGCGCCGGCAGTGCATCGACCGTGGGTCGGACGCCGACCTCGTGCACGTGTCGCGCCACCTCGTCATGGCCGACGTCTGGCTCGCGCGGTACGGCGCGGCCGAGGTGGTCGCCGACGACATGGTGCGGCGCGCCGAGCAGCTGGGCAGCGACCACGCGATCGCCCAGGGACGCGCACAACGCGCCATGGTGTGGGCGTATCAGGGCCGAGAAGGCCCCGCCCGCAACGAGTCCGACGCCGCCATCGAGGCGGCGAAGCGGTGCGGGGTGCCGTCGCTGGCGAGAGGCCCCCGGTTCACGCTCGGCTTCCTGGAGGTCTCCCGGGGCGCCTACGACGAGGCTCTGGTCGTGCTCGAACCGCTACTGGCCGCGTTCACGCCGGGGCAGGGGACCGAGATCGTGTCGTCCTGGCATCTGCCCGACGCGGTCGAGGCGATGGTCAACCTCGGCCGGCTCGAGGACGCGGAACCGCTCGTCGTGGCGCTCGAGCGCAACGGCGCCGAACTCGACCGGCCCTGGATGCTGGCGGTCGGCGCGCGATGCCGGGCGATGCTGCAGGCGGCGCGCGGGGATCTCGAGGCCGCCGAGGCATCGGTCGCGCGGGCCATGACTGCGCACGACCGGCTGCCCATGCCCTTCGAGCGGGCCCGCACGACGCTGTTCGCCGGGCAGCTGGCACGCAGGCGACGCCGCAAACAGGTGGCCTCGCAGACCCTGACCTCGGCGATGCGGGCGTTCGGAGCGATTGGGACGCCACTGTGGGAGGAGCGGGCCCGCACCGAACTGGCGCGGGTCACCGTGACGAGGGGTCGTGCGTCGAGCCTCACGCCGTCGGAGGCCAGCGTCGCGCGGCTGGCGGCGGCGGGACGATCCAACCGGGACATCGCCGCCGCGCTGTTCATCACGCCGAAGACCGTCGAGCACAACCTCACCCGGGTGTACCGCAAGCTCGGCATCCGGGCGCGTGCGGAACTCGCCAGGCACGCCGATGCCTTCGGGGACGACTGA
- a CDS encoding OB-fold nucleic acid binding domain-containing protein has translation MATAEGYLRRLTRRLTEDPERLDVDELTDEADCTGAQKAIDCRRGQEVTMVGTLRCVETASKGCAGGVRAELFDGTDSVMLVWLGQRRIPGIDSGRTLRVHGRLGTLENGSKAIYNPHYEIQK, from the coding sequence ATGGCCACGGCCGAAGGTTATCTGCGTCGGCTCACCCGTCGGCTGACGGAGGACCCTGAACGACTCGACGTCGACGAACTCACGGACGAGGCCGACTGCACCGGCGCCCAGAAGGCGATCGACTGTCGTCGCGGTCAGGAAGTGACGATGGTCGGCACCCTGCGGTGCGTCGAGACGGCGTCCAAGGGCTGCGCGGGCGGCGTCCGTGCCGAGCTGTTCGACGGCACCGACTCGGTCATGCTGGTGTGGCTCGGACAGCGCCGCATCCCCGGCATCGACTCCGGGCGCACCCTACGGGTGCACGGTCGCCTCGGCACGCTGGAGAACGGCAGCAAGGCGATCTACAACCCGCACTACGAGATCCAGAAGTGA